The nucleotide window taAAAGAAATGTAGTAGTATAACTTACCAGAAGGAATGGGGCTATGTGCAGATGGACTGCCAGCAATGCTGCTAGAATTATTAGCAATTTGATAGAATACTTGAGCATCTGGTGAATTTGCAGGCAAGTGGAGAAGTGCTGCATATATCATCAAAAAGTGTCAAAGATTAACTTGATGAAAAACGGTTTTTCTTACTACTctctttgtctcaatttatgtgctACTATTTCTTTTAgagttattaaaaaaagaatgacatatttctatatttataagtaacaattaaaatttaaacttttcatTTTACTCTTAATAAAATGACTTATAAATACAGACTTGTTTCTGACCACatatttcaaaagattaaaacccTATTGATAAGATCGTGAACTCTTTCAGATCGTTAATTTCATTTAGTTGAGACAGAGTTCAGCATGCTTTCCACTAAGTAAGAAAAACCTAAAAGTAACCCATTGCATCCCGGTGAGAGAGTCATTATTTGCGTTACATCTTTAAATTCGAAAGAGGGGCTTTCCTCTTATCTCTCAAATTACTTATATTGAAGCCATCGagagaaaaataagaaagctaTTGTACACACAACCCCATTCGCCCCTTACTAATACAATAAATGATACTGAAACTACGAGCTAAAAACAGGCGTACTTACCAGGGCATTCAGAGATGTTAGCAGGGGCTTTACAAACAGAGGGGAGTGTTAAAGCAAGTGTAACATTGAGTTGAAGTCCCAAATCAGGATCATTTCTATCCTTAATTAACAAACAAAGACACTTCTTGCTATCTTTCAACACTTGTTTCAATCCAGTACAGCAATCTGGTGTAGGAGCTGGTGCATTACCTCCAACATAAGGCAAACATGTTGCTAAACCAATCAATGATTGTGTACACTCTTCTTTGTCC belongs to Solanum stenotomum isolate F172 chromosome 1, ASM1918654v1, whole genome shotgun sequence and includes:
- the LOC125853629 gene encoding non-specific lipid transfer protein GPI-anchored 14-like, whose protein sequence is MVSCTMKYQLRLVLFFILCVFGNSDTEKDKEECTQSLIGLATCLPYVGGNAPAPTPDCCTGLKQVLKDSKKCLCLLIKDRNDPDLGLQLNVTLALTLPSVCKAPANISECPALLHLPANSPDAQVFYQIANNSSSIAGSPSAHSPIPSVGSSPTGAPAGAPKSAGCHIGKRWFGLEAIVGVVLLWSLTSNFFI